From the Eschrichtius robustus isolate mEscRob2 chromosome 3, mEscRob2.pri, whole genome shotgun sequence genome, the window aaaatggtCCTATCGTGTGGTcccaacaataaactcaaaagtCTATGACAAGTAGGGCTCCAATGAGCTGTGTATAAATACTTTAGATTAAGTACAGTTACACTGAAAGTCGAGTTCCTGTGAAATCTTCAGAAAAATGTTCCTGTCAGTCCTCCCACGCGCCAGAGGGAACGCTCTGCTGCGCACGTGCGGAGAGCTACTTGTTATCCAAGCGCAGCAGCTGCTCCTTACCCTTTATCGTCAAGGACTTCAGCTGGCCGTCTTCTTCGACTTCCACTCTCTCTTGACCATTCTCGACAATCCTCTTTGTAGTGATTTTTCTGCCATTAACCACTTTGCTAGAAGTTGATATAGATTTGTAGTTGCCCATCCCACTGCCACCAAATGCCGTGGAAGAGAATGAAGTGAGGCCCCCGTGACCTAGTGAACCAAAGGAAGTGAATCCTgtatcaaaagaagaaaatccccCTCCAAAAGAGGGAAATCCACTGAAAGCGGAGAAAAACGACCCCGTGCCTCGGTTCCGGCTTCCGCGGGGGCCCCTTCGATTCTCAAAGAAGTCCTCAAAGGGGTCTTCGAAGAAGTCGAATGAAAATGGGTCCCTTCCACCAAAAAATTCCCTCTAGACATCATCTGGGTTTCGGAATGTGAAGCCAAACTCAAACGGACTGTCGAAATGacttccacctccaccaccaccgtTTAACCCTTCTTTGCCGTATTTGTCATAGATGTCCCGTTTTTTTAGCATCTGATAACACCTCATACGCCTCAGCTACTTGTTTGAATTTTCCCTCCGCTTCTTCTTTATTCTCAGGATTTTTATCTGGATGCCACTTCAGTGCCAGTTTCCTATATGCCTTTTTAATAACCTCGGCTGAGGCATGTCTCTGCACGCCTAGAACTTCATAGTAATCCACCGTGTTTTAACCGGCAGTTGGAAAC encodes:
- the LOC137760749 gene encoding LOW QUALITY PROTEIN: dnaJ homolog subfamily B member 6-like (The sequence of the model RefSeq protein was modified relative to this genomic sequence to represent the inferred CDS: deleted 1 base in 1 codon; substituted 1 base at 1 genomic stop codon), translated to NTVDYYEVLGVQRHASAEVIKKAYRKLALKWHPDKNPENKEEAEGKFKQVAEAYEVLSDAKKRDIYDKYGKEGLNGGGGGGSHFDSPFEFGFTFRNPDDVXREFFGGRDPFSFDFFEDPFEDFFENRRGPRGSRNRGTGSFFSAFSGFPSFGGGFSSFDTGFTSFGSLGHGGLTSFSSTAFGGSGMGNYKSISTSSKVVNGRKITTKRIVENGQERVEVEEDGQLKSLTIKGKEQLLRLDNK